A stretch of DNA from Tsuneonella amylolytica:
GATGCGGCTGATCGCGCGGACGATGTCGGTGGACTTGTCCATCACAATGATCGCAGCGGTGCCGAGGCCGCTGCCGACCGCCTTCAGCCCGTCGAAGTCCATCGCGCAGTCGATAATCTGGTCGGCGGGCACGAGCGGGACCGAGGAACCGCCGGGGATCACCGCGAGGAGGTTGTCCCACCCGCCGCGGATGCCGCCGCAATGCTTCTCGATCAGTTCGCGGAAGGGGATGCTCATCGCCTCTTCCACGACGCACGGCTTTTCCACGTGGCCGCTGATCTGGAACAGCTTGGTGCCCTTGTTGCCCTCCGCACCGAAGCTGGAGAACCACGCCGCGCCGCGGCGCATGATCGTGGGGGCGACCGCGATGCTTTCGACGTTGTTGACCGTGGTCGGGCAGCCGTAGAGACCCGCGCCGGCCGGGAACGGCGGCTTGAGGCGAGGCTGGCCCTTCTTGCCTTCCAGGCTCTCGATCATCGCGGTTTCTTCGCCGCAGATGTAGGCGCCCGCGCCGCGGTGGACGAACACGTCGAAGTCGTAACCCGAACCGCAGGCGTTCTTGCCCAGCAGCCCGGCGGCGTAGGCCTCGTCCCGCGCCTTGAACAGCACTTCGGCCTCGCGGATGTATTCGCCGCGGATGTAGATGTAGGCCGCGCGCGCGCGCATCGCGAAGCCCGCCACCAGCGCGCCCTCGAGCAGCTTGTGCGGATCGTGCCGCATGATCTCGCGGTCCTTGCACGAACCGGGCTCGGACTCGTCGGCGTTGATGACGAGGAAGCTAGGCCGGCCGTCCTTCGATTCCTTGGGCATGAAGGACCACTTCATGCCGGTCGGGAAGCCTGCCCCGCCGCGGCCGCGCAGGCCCGACGCCTTGATTTCGTCGATGATCGCGTCCTGCCCGCGGGCGAGGATCGACTTGGTATCGTCCCAGTCGCCGCGCGCCTCGGCCGCGTTCAAGCCTGCGGCTTGGTAGCCGTAGAGGTTGGTGAAGATGCGGTCCTTGTCGGCAAGCATCAGCCGAGGCCTCCCTGCGAGAGGAAATAGATGGCGGCAACGATGATCAGGATGATCGCGCCGAACTTGACCACG
This window harbors:
- the nuoF gene encoding NADH-quinone oxidoreductase subunit NuoF, which produces MLADKDRIFTNLYGYQAAGLNAAEARGDWDDTKSILARGQDAIIDEIKASGLRGRGGAGFPTGMKWSFMPKESKDGRPSFLVINADESEPGSCKDREIMRHDPHKLLEGALVAGFAMRARAAYIYIRGEYIREAEVLFKARDEAYAAGLLGKNACGSGYDFDVFVHRGAGAYICGEETAMIESLEGKKGQPRLKPPFPAGAGLYGCPTTVNNVESIAVAPTIMRRGAAWFSSFGAEGNKGTKLFQISGHVEKPCVVEEAMSIPFRELIEKHCGGIRGGWDNLLAVIPGGSSVPLVPADQIIDCAMDFDGLKAVGSGLGTAAIIVMDKSTDIVRAISRISYFYKHESCGQCTPCREGVGWMWRVMERLRTGDAAVEEIDMLHQVTKQVEGHTICALGDAAAWPIQGLIKHFRPELERRIHAAGNMAEAAE